The Paracoccus sp. MC1862 genome includes a window with the following:
- a CDS encoding iron ABC transporter permease, with translation MALVACFVLVTGLWPLIRLFALALGPGETGEPLGLLRETLSGRAFGRALGNTLASSGGSVVISAALGTALALATGLLRLPGQALLGFLALSPLLIPSQIMALAWIELMGSGSAVLGALGLAPAPGSRNPLYSGAGVAWLMGIEHMPLVFIAVRARLAGLPLDLIEAARIGGAGPARILRRIVLPLTLPSVAAGSVLAFAAAVGNFGVPALLGIPGRFPVLTTLIYQRLNGFGPGVIGSVAAMALVLVALAAAALILRQLVLRWTAVPVPAGRSFTGFERGRWHWPLTAAVWAVLVALSVLPIVALATTALVPALGVPFGLGTATLRNFEAVLANPAIRRAFANSFMLAGAAGLVSAVVALPIAWLSLTARNPLARVLSWLAEPAHVVPGTVLALAMILAYLRPLPLLGVSIYSTGAILLIAYLGRFLPLALRPVEAALSASDPALDEAARIHGVPPLRRMLGIAVPAALPAMAAGALVIFMTAINELTLSALLWSAGNETIGVQIFSLQYEGNSTAAAALSVLALAAVAMLVMAADRLGRRLPPGALPWRVAQDQPGRTTSPR, from the coding sequence GTGGCCCTTGTCGCCTGCTTCGTCCTTGTCACCGGGCTGTGGCCGCTGATCCGGCTGTTCGCACTGGCCCTGGGTCCGGGTGAAACCGGCGAACCCCTCGGGCTGCTGCGCGAAACCCTGTCGGGCCGCGCCTTCGGGCGGGCGCTGGGGAACACGCTGGCCTCGTCGGGCGGATCGGTGGTGATCTCGGCGGCCCTGGGCACGGCGCTGGCGCTGGCGACGGGGCTGCTGCGCCTGCCGGGGCAGGCGCTGCTCGGCTTCCTTGCGCTGTCGCCGCTGCTGATCCCGTCGCAGATCATGGCGCTGGCCTGGATCGAGCTGATGGGCAGCGGCTCGGCCGTCCTGGGCGCGCTGGGGCTGGCGCCGGCGCCCGGATCGCGCAATCCGCTTTATTCCGGCGCGGGCGTGGCCTGGCTGATGGGGATCGAGCATATGCCGCTGGTCTTCATCGCCGTCCGCGCAAGGCTCGCGGGCCTGCCGCTGGATCTGATCGAGGCCGCGCGGATCGGCGGCGCGGGACCCGCCCGCATCCTGCGCCGGATCGTGCTGCCCTTGACGCTGCCTTCGGTCGCCGCCGGGTCGGTGCTGGCCTTTGCCGCCGCCGTGGGCAATTTCGGCGTGCCGGCGCTGCTGGGGATACCGGGGCGGTTCCCGGTGCTGACGACGCTGATCTACCAGCGGCTGAACGGCTTCGGCCCCGGCGTGATCGGCTCGGTCGCGGCCATGGCGCTGGTGCTGGTGGCGCTGGCGGCGGCGGCGCTGATCCTGCGGCAACTGGTGCTGCGCTGGACGGCAGTGCCGGTTCCCGCCGGGCGCAGCTTCACCGGCTTCGAACGGGGCCGCTGGCACTGGCCGCTGACGGCGGCGGTCTGGGCGGTGCTGGTGGCGCTGTCGGTCCTGCCGATCGTCGCGCTGGCGACCACGGCGCTGGTGCCGGCGCTGGGCGTGCCCTTCGGCCTTGGCACCGCCACCCTGCGGAACTTCGAGGCGGTTCTTGCCAATCCCGCGATCCGGCGGGCCTTTGCCAATTCCTTCATGCTCGCAGGGGCCGCGGGCCTCGTCTCGGCCGTGGTCGCGCTGCCGATTGCCTGGCTGTCGCTGACCGCCCGCAACCCGCTGGCGCGGGTGCTGAGCTGGCTTGCGGAACCCGCCCATGTGGTGCCGGGCACGGTGCTGGCGCTGGCGATGATCCTTGCCTATCTGCGCCCGCTGCCGCTGCTGGGCGTTTCGATCTACAGCACCGGCGCGATATTGCTGATCGCCTATCTCGGCCGCTTCCTGCCCCTGGCGCTGCGCCCGGTCGAGGCCGCGCTTTCCGCCTCGGACCCCGCGCTGGACGAAGCCGCGCGCATCCATGGCGTCCCGCCCCTGCGCCGGATGCTGGGCATCGCGGTCCCGGCGGCGCTGCCCGCGATGGCGGCCGGGGCGCTGGTCATCTTCATGACGGCCATCAACGAACTGACGCTGTCGGCGCTGCTGTGGTCGGCGGGCAACGAGACCATCGGCGTGCAGATCTTTTCGCTGCAATACGAAGGCAACTCGACCGCGGCGGCGGCGCTGTCGGTCCTTGCGCTGGCCGCCGTGGCGATGCTGGTGATGGCCGCCGACCGCCTGGGCCGCAGGCTGCCGCCCGGCGCCCTGCCGTGGCGGGTGGCGCAGGACCAGCCGGGCCGAACCACGTCCCCTCGCTGA
- a CDS encoding gamma-glutamyltransferase family protein: MSDFTTRPEIRGTFGTVASTHWIASAAGMGVLERGGNAIDAAVATGLVLQVVEPHLNGPAGDLPVIWRKADGEPQVICAQGPAPKAATIAAMRELGLTLIPGSGLLATVVPGAFDGWMKLLAEGGSLTLREVMEPAIFYAGEGHPVLPRVANTIKGIDAFLRDEWPSSAAVFMPGGEAPEPGGIFRNPDLAATWQRIVDEAEAASDDRLGQIEAARAIWSDGFVAEAIAGFVDTAEVADVTGQRHRALLAREDLSGWRARTEEPLSLDYHGWTVYKTGPWGQGPVLLQALAILRGIDIAAMDPVGAEFVHTVTEAMKLAYADREAYYGDPDFSDIPMDVLLSEDYAAERRKLIGAQASTEQRPGRVPGHEHLAEAAIARAFRDFGVGRAVSVEPTMAHLTEKRGDTVHLDVIDRWGNMVSATPSGGWLQSSPVIPGLGFPLNSRAQMFWLEEGVPSGLRPGSRPRTTLTPSMARNGDRWLAFGTPGGDQQDQWQLIWFLRFVHHGGNLQANMDRPLFHSLHFQGSFYPRKAEPARMLMEPAFGEAVIADLRGRGHIIEVTEPWAVGRLTAALREPDGLLRAAATPRLMQAYAVGR; encoded by the coding sequence ATGAGCGACTTCACCACCCGGCCCGAGATCCGGGGCACCTTCGGCACCGTGGCCTCGACCCACTGGATCGCCTCGGCCGCGGGCATGGGCGTCTTGGAACGCGGCGGCAACGCCATCGACGCGGCGGTGGCGACGGGGCTGGTGCTGCAGGTGGTCGAGCCGCATCTGAACGGCCCGGCGGGCGACCTGCCGGTGATCTGGCGCAAGGCTGACGGTGAGCCGCAGGTGATCTGCGCCCAGGGGCCCGCGCCCAAAGCCGCGACCATCGCGGCGATGCGCGAACTTGGCCTGACGCTGATCCCCGGGTCGGGGCTGCTGGCGACCGTCGTGCCGGGCGCCTTCGACGGCTGGATGAAGTTGCTGGCCGAGGGCGGCAGCCTGACCCTGCGCGAGGTGATGGAGCCCGCGATATTCTACGCCGGCGAGGGCCATCCGGTGCTGCCGCGCGTCGCCAACACCATCAAGGGCATCGACGCCTTTTTGCGTGACGAATGGCCCAGTTCCGCCGCCGTCTTCATGCCCGGCGGCGAGGCGCCCGAACCGGGCGGCATCTTCCGCAACCCTGACCTTGCCGCCACCTGGCAGCGCATCGTGGACGAGGCTGAGGCCGCATCCGACGACCGCCTGGGCCAGATCGAGGCCGCCCGCGCCATCTGGTCGGACGGCTTCGTGGCCGAGGCCATCGCCGGTTTCGTGGACACCGCCGAGGTCGCTGACGTGACCGGCCAGCGTCACCGCGCCCTGCTGGCGCGCGAGGACCTGTCGGGCTGGCGGGCGCGAACCGAGGAACCGCTGTCGCTCGATTACCACGGCTGGACCGTCTACAAGACCGGGCCATGGGGTCAGGGGCCGGTGCTGCTGCAGGCCTTGGCGATCCTGCGCGGCATCGACATCGCCGCGATGGACCCGGTCGGCGCCGAGTTCGTGCATACCGTCACCGAGGCGATGAAGCTCGCCTATGCCGACCGCGAGGCCTATTACGGCGACCCCGACTTCTCGGACATCCCGATGGACGTGCTGCTGTCCGAGGATTACGCCGCCGAACGCCGCAAGCTGATCGGCGCACAGGCCTCGACCGAGCAGCGCCCCGGACGGGTGCCGGGCCACGAGCATCTGGCCGAGGCCGCCATCGCCCGCGCCTTCCGCGACTTCGGCGTGGGCCGCGCCGTCAGCGTCGAGCCGACCATGGCGCATCTGACCGAGAAGCGCGGCGACACCGTGCACCTGGACGTGATCGACCGCTGGGGCAACATGGTCTCGGCCACGCCCTCGGGCGGGTGGCTGCAAAGCTCTCCGGTCATCCCCGGCCTTGGCTTCCCGCTGAACAGCCGTGCGCAGATGTTCTGGCTTGAGGAAGGCGTGCCCTCGGGCCTGCGCCCCGGCTCGCGGCCAAGGACGACCTTGACGCCGTCCATGGCGCGGAACGGCGACCGCTGGCTGGCCTTCGGCACGCCGGGGGGCGACCAGCAGGACCAGTGGCAGTTGATCTGGTTTTTGCGCTTCGTCCATCACGGCGGCAACCTGCAGGCCAACATGGACCGGCCGCTGTTCCATTCGCTGCATTTCCAGGGCTCGTTCTACCCGAGGAAGGCCGAACCCGCGCGGATGCTGATGGAGCCGGCCTTCGGCGAGGCGGTGATCGCGGACCTGCGCGGGCGGGGCCACATCATCGAGGTCACGGAACCCTGGGCCGTGGGCCGGCTGACCGCGGCCCTGCGCGAGCCGGACGGCCTCCTGCGCGCCGCCGCGACGCCGCGGCTGATGCAGGCCTATGCGGTGGGGCGCTGA
- a CDS encoding ABC transporter permease, which produces MAAKAIAARTVAPVIDTPARRSWRKFRTHRSAILGAVIVGAFLLIALLAPVLPIPDPAATDWAAVRQAPSAAHPLGTDEIGRDVLSRMIWGARASVLAGIVSVGIAILLGVPLGVLAGYFGGWTDAIISRCTEALLAVPFLILAIALAAFLGPSLTNAMISIGISAMPIFVRLTRGQVINIRAEDYVKGAHAIGLSTRRILTRYILPNAMPPILVQATLTVAAAIIAEASLSFLGLGQQPPAPSWGSMLNTAKNFMAQAPWLALWPGLAIFLVVLGFNLLGDGLRDALDPRE; this is translated from the coding sequence ATGGCGGCCAAGGCCATCGCCGCACGCACCGTCGCGCCGGTCATCGACACCCCCGCCCGGCGCAGCTGGCGCAAGTTCCGCACCCATCGCAGCGCGATCCTGGGCGCGGTCATCGTGGGGGCGTTCCTGCTGATCGCGCTGCTGGCGCCGGTGCTGCCGATCCCCGACCCGGCCGCGACGGACTGGGCCGCCGTGCGGCAGGCGCCCAGCGCCGCCCATCCGCTGGGCACCGACGAGATCGGCCGCGACGTCCTGTCGCGCATGATCTGGGGGGCGCGGGCCTCGGTGCTGGCGGGCATCGTCTCGGTCGGCATCGCGATCCTTCTGGGCGTGCCGTTGGGCGTGCTGGCGGGCTATTTCGGCGGCTGGACCGACGCCATCATCTCGCGCTGCACCGAGGCGCTGCTGGCGGTGCCCTTCCTGATCCTCGCCATCGCGCTGGCCGCCTTCCTGGGGCCGAGCCTTACCAATGCGATGATCTCCATCGGGATTTCAGCCATGCCGATCTTCGTGCGCCTGACGCGGGGGCAGGTCATCAACATCCGGGCCGAGGATTACGTCAAGGGCGCCCATGCCATCGGGCTGTCCACGCGCCGCATCCTGACCCGCTATATCCTGCCCAATGCCATGCCCCCCATCCTCGTTCAGGCCACGCTGACGGTCGCCGCCGCGATCATCGCGGAAGCCTCGCTGTCCTTCCTTGGCCTCGGCCAGCAGCCGCCCGCGCCGTCGTGGGGGTCGATGCTGAACACGGCCAAGAACTTCATGGCGCAGGCGCCGTGGCTGGCGCTGTGGCCGGGCCTCGCGATCTTCCTGGTCGTGCTGGGCTTCAACCTTCTGGGCGACGGGTTGCGCGACGCGCTCGACCCCCGCGAATGA
- a CDS encoding ABC transporter permease encodes MLNLFLRRVLTAIPTILLISVFVFALQKLLPGDPVLAMAGEERDPIALAAIREQLGLNDPLPVQYFNWLTAALQGDLGMSLRTGQPVTELILQKLPVTLQLGVMAMLIALVIGIPAGIVSAVRKGTLTDYAANMVALSGMSVPNFWLGILLIMLVSVRWQLLPASGYVPPTEDFLQSMRTMIMPAFVLGTGLAGALMRHTRSAMLGVLKQDYVRTARAKGVPERRVVMRHAFRNALTPIVTLTALLFGELIAGAVLTEQIFTIPGFGKLVVDAVFTRDYAVVQGVVMVTAVGFILMNLVADMLYILLNPRLRAA; translated from the coding sequence ATGCTCAACCTTTTCCTGCGGCGCGTGCTGACCGCCATCCCGACGATCCTGCTGATCTCGGTCTTCGTCTTCGCGCTGCAGAAACTGCTGCCGGGCGACCCGGTGCTGGCGATGGCGGGCGAAGAACGCGACCCCATCGCGCTGGCCGCCATTCGCGAGCAGTTGGGCCTGAACGACCCGCTGCCGGTGCAATATTTCAACTGGCTGACGGCGGCGCTGCAGGGCGACTTGGGAATGTCGCTCAGGACCGGCCAGCCGGTGACGGAACTGATCCTGCAGAAGCTGCCGGTGACACTGCAGCTTGGCGTGATGGCGATGCTGATCGCGCTGGTCATCGGCATCCCTGCGGGCATAGTCTCGGCCGTCCGCAAGGGCACGCTGACCGACTATGCCGCGAACATGGTGGCGCTGTCGGGCATGTCGGTGCCGAACTTCTGGCTGGGCATCCTGCTGATCATGCTGGTCTCGGTCCGCTGGCAGCTTCTGCCCGCCTCGGGCTATGTGCCGCCGACCGAGGATTTCCTGCAGTCCATGCGCACCATGATCATGCCTGCCTTCGTGCTTGGCACCGGGCTTGCGGGCGCGCTGATGCGGCACACCCGGTCGGCGATGCTGGGCGTGCTGAAACAGGACTATGTCCGCACCGCCCGCGCCAAGGGCGTGCCGGAACGCCGCGTGGTCATGCGCCACGCCTTCCGCAACGCGCTGACGCCCATCGTCACCCTGACCGCGCTGCTGTTCGGCGAACTGATCGCGGGCGCGGTGCTGACGGAACAGATCTTCACCATCCCCGGCTTCGGCAAGCTGGTGGTCGATGCCGTCTTCACCCGTGACTACGCCGTCGTGCAGGGCGTGGTGATGGTGACGGCGGTGGGCTTCATCCTGATGAACCTTGTGGCCGACATGCTGTATATCCTTCTGAACCCCCGCCTGAGGGCCGCGTGA
- a CDS encoding ABC transporter substrate-binding protein, with the protein MTTRVSLIAALLLSTTVAAGAAELRIGLENDPDALDPDRSRLFVGRIVFTAMCDKLVDVNEKLELVPQLATAWTQAEDGRSITFTLREGVRFHDGTDFNAEAVKANIERSKTLEDSVRKSELASVESVEVISPTEVRLNLSAPDATVMAQLADRAGMMMSPAAFADGKDFASAPACAGPFRFVSRVAQDRITLERFADYWDADAVRLDSVVYLPIPDSTVRLANLQSGDLDMINQLAATDIPAVQGNGNLRVEQVTGLGYQGIYFNIANGPQAQNPLGQDARIRQALNLSIDRNAISQVVFQGAFPPAGQPFPPDSPYYNEAFAAPERDVERARALLAEAGVTTPLTVELQVANRPENQQIAQMIQAMAAEAGFNISIVAKEYATLVSDGAEGNFQSHAKGWSGRIDPDGNLHQFVTTGAGFNDGHYSNAEVDRLLNEARTITDPAQRKERYDAAQAILQQDLPVSYLYYQAWLYGVDSGVEGFRPYPDGMIRLQNVSDAD; encoded by the coding sequence ATGACCACCAGAGTTTCGCTGATCGCGGCGCTTCTGCTGTCCACTACGGTCGCCGCCGGGGCGGCCGAACTGCGGATCGGGCTTGAGAACGACCCCGACGCGCTGGACCCCGACCGCTCGCGCCTGTTCGTGGGGCGGATCGTCTTCACCGCCATGTGCGACAAGCTGGTGGACGTGAACGAGAAGCTGGAGCTTGTCCCGCAGCTTGCCACCGCCTGGACGCAGGCCGAGGACGGGCGGTCGATCACCTTCACCCTGCGCGAAGGCGTCAGGTTCCACGACGGCACCGATTTCAACGCCGAGGCCGTCAAGGCCAATATCGAGCGGTCGAAGACCCTTGAGGACAGCGTCCGCAAGTCGGAACTCGCATCCGTCGAGTCGGTCGAGGTGATCTCGCCCACAGAGGTGCGGCTGAACCTTTCGGCGCCGGACGCGACCGTGATGGCGCAGCTTGCCGACCGCGCGGGGATGATGATGTCGCCCGCAGCCTTCGCGGATGGCAAGGACTTCGCCAGCGCCCCTGCCTGCGCCGGGCCATTCAGGTTCGTCAGCCGCGTGGCGCAGGACCGCATCACGCTGGAACGCTTCGCCGACTACTGGGATGCCGATGCGGTCAGACTGGACAGCGTGGTCTACCTGCCGATCCCGGATTCGACCGTGCGACTGGCGAACCTGCAGTCCGGGGACCTCGACATGATCAACCAGTTGGCCGCGACCGACATCCCGGCCGTGCAGGGCAACGGCAACCTGCGGGTGGAACAGGTCACGGGGCTGGGCTACCAGGGCATCTACTTCAACATCGCCAACGGCCCGCAGGCCCAGAACCCGCTGGGGCAGGACGCCCGCATCCGGCAGGCGCTGAACCTGTCGATCGACCGCAACGCAATCAGCCAGGTGGTCTTCCAGGGCGCCTTCCCGCCCGCGGGCCAGCCTTTCCCGCCGGACAGCCCTTATTACAACGAGGCCTTCGCCGCGCCCGAGCGTGACGTGGAACGGGCCAGGGCGCTGCTGGCCGAGGCCGGCGTGACCACGCCCCTGACGGTCGAGCTGCAGGTCGCGAACCGCCCCGAGAACCAGCAGATCGCCCAGATGATCCAGGCGATGGCGGCCGAAGCGGGCTTCAACATCAGCATCGTCGCCAAGGAATACGCCACGCTGGTCTCGGACGGGGCCGAAGGCAACTTCCAGTCCCATGCCAAGGGCTGGTCGGGCCGGATCGACCCGGACGGCAACCTGCACCAGTTCGTCACCACCGGCGCGGGCTTCAACGACGGGCATTATTCCAACGCGGAAGTGGACCGGCTGCTGAACGAGGCCCGCACCATCACCGACCCGGCGCAGCGCAAGGAACGCTATGACGCGGCGCAGGCGATCCTGCAGCAGGACCTGCCGGTGAGCTACCTCTACTACCAGGCGTGGCTTTATGGCGTGGATTCGGGCGTCGAGGGCTTCCGGCCCTATCCCGACGGCATGATCCGCCTGCAGAACGTGTCCGACGCGGACTGA
- a CDS encoding sulfite exporter TauE/SafE family protein, whose product MLGMTTEALVQLTLIALAAGAFGGIIAGLLGVGGGIVIVPALYFALSLTGMDPALTMQVAVGTSLSTIVFTSLSSGIGHHRRGAIDTALLRRWVPWIVLGVVLGSVVGGYVSGWVLVAVFATIALFVAGDMILRKPSQDVEPRSFPAAAWAGFGVFAGAVSAMMGIGGGTVCVPLLNFLGYDIRRAVGTSAAIGFVIGLPGAIIYALTGLGQDGLPPLSLGYVNLYLAAVIIPLSTWMAGYGVRLAHSIDRRKLRMAFGIFLLLTSIRMWIDLAGA is encoded by the coding sequence ATGCTGGGCATGACGACCGAGGCGCTGGTCCAGTTGACCCTGATCGCCCTCGCCGCAGGGGCCTTTGGCGGCATCATCGCCGGGCTCCTGGGCGTGGGGGGCGGAATTGTGATCGTCCCGGCGCTGTATTTCGCGCTGTCGCTGACCGGGATGGACCCGGCGCTGACGATGCAGGTGGCGGTGGGCACGTCGCTCTCCACCATCGTCTTCACCTCGCTCTCCTCGGGGATCGGGCATCACAGGCGCGGGGCCATCGACACCGCGCTGCTGCGGCGCTGGGTGCCGTGGATCGTCCTGGGCGTGGTGCTGGGCTCGGTCGTCGGCGGCTATGTCTCGGGCTGGGTGCTGGTCGCGGTCTTCGCCACCATCGCGCTGTTCGTGGCCGGTGACATGATCCTGCGCAAGCCCTCGCAGGACGTCGAGCCGCGCAGCTTCCCCGCTGCCGCCTGGGCGGGCTTCGGCGTCTTCGCGGGCGCGGTCTCGGCCATGATGGGGATCGGGGGCGGGACCGTCTGCGTGCCACTGCTGAATTTCTTGGGCTATGACATCCGCCGCGCGGTCGGCACCTCGGCCGCCATCGGCTTCGTCATCGGCCTGCCCGGCGCCATCATCTACGCGCTGACCGGGCTGGGGCAGGACGGGCTGCCGCCGCTGTCCTTGGGCTACGTGAACCTGTATCTGGCCGCCGTCATCATCCCGCTGTCCACCTGGATGGCGGGCTATGGCGTGCGGCTGGCCCACAGCATCGACCGGCGCAAGCTGCGGATGGCCTTCGGGATCTTCCTGCTGCTGACCTCGATCAGGATGTGGATCGACCTTGCCGGCGCCTGA
- a CDS encoding FadR/GntR family transcriptional regulator yields MPAPEAETLSLEDRLRAELPRIADEGGRLPPERELAARFGVGRTRLRRALAVLEGDGLLFRRHGQGTFTLPPPVPGGLGALVRSVTPADVMEVRMEVEPALAALAAERATPEDARALRDLMANTLTARTPEGYEIADAIFHFRIAELARNPLFLRVYDQIRSIREQSDWAAWRGDRLDAARIRDLGRQHAALADRIAANDSTGAAAAMERHLLSIEHGIRRKR; encoded by the coding sequence TTGCCGGCGCCTGAGGCAGAAACCCTCTCGCTCGAGGACAGACTGCGGGCCGAACTGCCCCGCATCGCCGACGAGGGCGGCCGCCTGCCGCCCGAACGCGAACTGGCCGCTCGCTTCGGCGTCGGCCGCACCCGGCTGCGGCGGGCGCTGGCGGTGCTGGAAGGCGACGGGTTGCTGTTCCGCCGCCACGGGCAGGGCACCTTCACCCTGCCGCCCCCGGTGCCCGGCGGCCTCGGGGCGCTGGTCCGCAGCGTCACCCCCGCCGACGTGATGGAGGTGCGGATGGAGGTGGAGCCCGCGCTGGCCGCCCTTGCCGCCGAGCGCGCCACCCCCGAGGACGCCCGCGCCCTGCGCGACCTGATGGCCAACACGCTGACCGCGCGGACGCCCGAGGGCTACGAGATCGCCGACGCGATCTTCCACTTCCGCATTGCCGAACTGGCGCGCAACCCGCTGTTCCTGCGCGTCTACGACCAGATCCGCAGCATCCGCGAGCAATCCGACTGGGCCGCCTGGCGGGGCGACCGGCTGGACGCCGCCCGCATCCGCGACCTCGGCCGTCAGCATGCGGCCCTGGCAGACCGCATCGCCGCCAATGACAGCACCGGCGCCGCCGCGGCGATGGAACGCCACCTTCTCAGCATCGAACACGGAATCCGGCGGAAAAGATGA
- a CDS encoding ABC transporter ATP-binding protein, whose amino-acid sequence MSDVILSARGLTRHFQGTGSLFRKPPPVRAVDGVSLDIHRGETFAIVGESGSGKSTLARLLARLLEPTAGSVTFEGREIAGLSGKALKDLRRDVQFIFQDPFSSLNPRASVGTLIGEPLETHFPQMTAAQRRERVAELLKQVGLRPEHMGRYPHEFSGGQRQRIGIARALASRPTLVIGDEPVSALDVSVQAQVVNLLADLREALGLTLIVIAHDLAVIRHMSNRVAVMYLGTLVEVGDTDAMFSQPRHPYTRALLAAIPEPVPGLSRPAEAIGGEIPSPAAPPPGCRFHTRCPYVQDRCRLDVPELLDDTGDGHPVACHFWREIAAENPFAPPAPRDEDGPAAERIALYRRAVARAETATTTGE is encoded by the coding sequence ATGAGCGACGTGATCCTTTCGGCCCGCGGCCTGACGCGGCATTTCCAAGGCACCGGGTCGCTGTTCCGCAAGCCGCCGCCGGTCCGCGCGGTGGACGGCGTCTCGCTGGACATCCACCGGGGCGAGACCTTCGCCATCGTCGGCGAATCCGGGTCCGGCAAGTCCACCCTCGCGCGCCTGCTGGCACGGCTGCTGGAACCGACGGCGGGCAGCGTCACCTTTGAGGGGCGCGAGATTGCGGGACTGTCGGGCAAGGCGCTGAAGGACCTGCGCCGCGATGTGCAGTTCATCTTCCAGGACCCCTTCTCGTCCCTGAACCCGCGCGCCAGCGTCGGCACCCTGATCGGCGAGCCGCTGGAAACCCATTTCCCGCAGATGACCGCGGCCCAGCGGCGCGAGCGGGTGGCGGAACTGCTGAAACAGGTCGGCCTGCGCCCCGAGCACATGGGCCGCTATCCGCACGAGTTTTCCGGCGGCCAGCGCCAGCGGATCGGGATCGCCCGCGCGCTTGCCTCGCGGCCCACGCTGGTGATCGGGGACGAGCCGGTCAGCGCGCTGGACGTGTCCGTGCAGGCGCAGGTGGTGAATCTGCTGGCCGACCTGCGCGAGGCCCTGGGACTGACGCTGATCGTCATCGCCCATGACCTGGCGGTGATCCGGCACATGTCGAACCGGGTGGCGGTGATGTATCTCGGCACGCTGGTCGAGGTGGGGGACACCGATGCGATGTTCTCGCAGCCGCGCCATCCCTATACCCGCGCGCTGCTGGCGGCGATCCCCGAACCCGTGCCGGGCCTGTCCCGCCCCGCAGAGGCGATCGGCGGCGAGATCCCTTCGCCCGCCGCGCCCCCGCCCGGCTGCCGCTTTCACACTCGCTGCCCCTATGTGCAGGACCGCTGCCGCCTCGATGTGCCGGAGCTGCTGGACGACACGGGCGACGGCCATCCCGTCGCCTGCCATTTCTGGCGCGAGATCGCGGCGGAAAACCCCTTCGCGCCGCCCGCCCCGCGTGACGAGGACGGCCCTGCCGCCGAACGCATCGCCCTTTACCGCCGTGCCGTGGCGCGGGCCGAGACTGCAACGACAACAGGGGAGTAA
- a CDS encoding ABC transporter ATP-binding protein: MNRAPLLKVQDLRVDFGTGTEVIAGVDLAVAPGETLAIVGESGSGKSVTSLAIMGLLSARGLKIEGRAEFDGHALDLSQPKSLAGMRGDRMAMIFQEPMTSLNPVFRIGDQIAEAVLCHRDVSEAQAETRALDIMRKVGISAPERRMRQYPHELSGGMRQRVMIAMALVNEPALLIADEPTTALDVTIQAQILDLISRLQRDRGMAVVFITHDLGVVAQVAHRVAVMYAGRIAETGTVEQVFNDPQHPYTIGLLGSIPSLTGPRRRLATVPGTVPSPAEMPQGCRFSTRCPFAQPKCAEQPPLREITADHRAACHFAPLEQSFGAAA; this comes from the coding sequence GTGAACCGCGCGCCCCTGCTGAAGGTGCAGGACCTTCGCGTGGATTTCGGCACCGGAACCGAGGTCATCGCCGGCGTCGATCTTGCCGTCGCGCCGGGCGAGACGCTGGCCATCGTCGGCGAATCCGGCAGCGGGAAAAGCGTGACCTCGCTGGCCATCATGGGCCTGCTTTCGGCCAGGGGCCTGAAGATCGAGGGCCGGGCCGAGTTCGACGGCCATGCGCTGGACCTGTCGCAACCGAAAAGCCTGGCCGGCATGCGCGGCGACCGGATGGCGATGATCTTCCAGGAACCGATGACCTCGCTGAATCCGGTCTTCCGCATCGGCGACCAGATCGCGGAAGCCGTGCTGTGCCACCGCGACGTATCCGAGGCCCAAGCCGAAACGCGGGCGCTGGACATCATGCGCAAGGTGGGCATCTCGGCCCCCGAACGCCGCATGCGCCAGTATCCGCACGAACTGTCCGGCGGGATGCGCCAACGAGTGATGATCGCCATGGCGCTGGTGAATGAACCGGCGCTGCTGATCGCGGACGAACCGACGACCGCGCTGGACGTGACCATCCAGGCGCAGATCCTGGACCTGATCTCGCGGCTGCAGCGGGACCGGGGGATGGCGGTGGTGTTCATCACCCATGACCTGGGCGTCGTGGCGCAGGTCGCCCACCGGGTCGCCGTCATGTATGCGGGGCGGATCGCGGAAACCGGCACGGTCGAGCAGGTCTTCAACGATCCCCAGCATCCCTATACCATCGGGCTTCTCGGCTCGATCCCCTCGCTGACCGGGCCGCGCAGGCGGCTGGCCACTGTGCCGGGCACGGTGCCCTCGCCCGCCGAGATGCCGCAAGGCTGCCGCTTTTCCACCCGATGCCCCTTTGCGCAGCCGAAATGCGCCGAACAGCCGCCACTGCGCGAGATCACGGCTGACCACCGCGCGGCCTGCCACTTCGCGCCGCTGGAACAAAGCTTCGGGGCCGCCGCATGA